One Aliiroseovarius sediminilitoris DNA window includes the following coding sequences:
- a CDS encoding NADPH-dependent 2,4-dienoyl-CoA reductase, which produces MTSYPTLLAPLDLGFTTLKNRVLMGSMHTGLEERGDWPRVAEFYAERARGGAALIVTGGMAPNPEGGVYPGAAGLYTDEDIANHRIVTDRVHAEGGKIAMQILHAGRYAYGPDCVSASPIKSPISPFPPKELDEDGIQKQIADFATAAARAKEAGYDGVEVMGSEGYFLNQFLVTHTNKREDRWGGPYENRMRLPIEVVKSVRAAVGPEFIIIYRLSMIDLVPNGSTFDEVVQLAKEIEKAGATIINTGIGWHEARIPTIATSVPRAAFTWVTKKLMGQVSLPIITSNRINHPDVAEEVLAGGAADMVSMARPFLADPAFVAKAAEGRAGDIAPCIACNQACLDHTFGGKISTCLVNPRACYETELRYDMTDTPKSIAIVGAGPAGLSTALVADQRGHRVTLFDRADQVGGQLNMAKKIPGKEEFIGLVEWYERQVAASEIDLQLGKEVTSDDLDGFDEVIIATGVIPRDPGIEGQESDNVLSYIDVLRHEVPVGDRVAIIGAGGIGFDVAEYLTQAGDSPTENLDEWLTEWGVTDPAKARGGLSPDGPKPEAPARHVTLMQRKAKALGKGLGKTTGWIHRATLKMKGVEMVGGVNYERITDNGLMVSTGEARDNPRMIEADNIILCAGQVSDRSLADALVARGKSPHVIGGADVATELDAKRAIDQGSRLAAAL; this is translated from the coding sequence ATGACCAGCTATCCGACCCTACTTGCCCCCCTTGATTTGGGCTTTACGACCCTGAAGAACCGCGTGCTTATGGGGTCTATGCACACAGGGCTTGAAGAACGTGGCGACTGGCCGCGCGTGGCTGAATTCTATGCCGAACGCGCCCGGGGTGGGGCGGCGTTGATCGTGACCGGTGGTATGGCTCCGAACCCCGAAGGTGGCGTGTATCCCGGTGCGGCAGGTCTTTACACCGACGAAGACATTGCCAATCACCGGATCGTCACGGATCGTGTGCACGCTGAGGGCGGCAAGATTGCGATGCAGATCCTTCACGCCGGGCGCTATGCCTATGGACCGGATTGCGTTTCGGCCAGCCCAATCAAATCACCAATTTCACCTTTCCCGCCGAAGGAACTGGACGAAGACGGCATCCAGAAACAGATCGCCGATTTCGCCACCGCCGCCGCCCGCGCGAAAGAGGCTGGCTATGACGGTGTCGAGGTTATGGGGTCGGAAGGCTATTTCCTGAACCAGTTCCTTGTCACCCACACCAACAAGCGCGAAGACCGCTGGGGTGGGCCGTATGAAAACCGGATGCGCTTGCCGATCGAGGTGGTGAAATCCGTGCGCGCCGCTGTTGGTCCCGAGTTCATCATCATCTATCGCTTGTCGATGATTGACCTTGTCCCCAACGGCTCGACCTTTGACGAGGTCGTGCAATTGGCGAAAGAGATCGAGAAGGCCGGCGCCACGATCATCAACACCGGCATTGGCTGGCACGAGGCACGTATCCCGACAATTGCAACCTCGGTCCCGCGCGCCGCTTTTACATGGGTCACGAAAAAGCTGATGGGGCAGGTGTCGCTGCCAATCATCACATCAAACCGGATCAACCACCCGGACGTGGCCGAAGAGGTGCTCGCCGGTGGCGCGGCGGACATGGTGTCGATGGCCCGCCCATTTCTTGCCGACCCGGCGTTTGTTGCGAAAGCCGCCGAGGGCCGGGCTGGCGACATCGCACCTTGCATCGCGTGCAATCAAGCCTGTCTGGACCATACGTTCGGTGGCAAGATCTCGACCTGCCTTGTAAACCCGCGGGCCTGCTACGAGACAGAGCTGCGCTATGACATGACCGACACACCCAAATCCATCGCCATTGTGGGCGCGGGGCCTGCGGGTCTGTCCACGGCGCTTGTGGCCGACCAACGAGGTCACAGGGTTACGTTGTTTGATCGCGCCGATCAGGTGGGTGGGCAGTTGAACATGGCCAAGAAAATCCCCGGCAAAGAGGAATTCATCGGTCTGGTCGAATGGTATGAACGGCAGGTTGCGGCATCAGAGATTGACCTGCAACTGGGAAAAGAGGTGACTTCGGACGACCTTGATGGCTTTGACGAGGTGATCATCGCCACCGGTGTCATCCCCCGCGATCCGGGGATCGAGGGGCAGGAGTCCGACAACGTCCTGTCTTATATCGACGTCTTGCGCCACGAGGTGCCCGTGGGCGACCGTGTGGCGATCATCGGGGCAGGGGGTATCGGTTTTGATGTGGCCGAATATCTGACCCAAGCGGGTGACAGCCCGACCGAAAACCTTGACGAATGGCTGACCGAATGGGGCGTGACCGACCCGGCCAAGGCGCGTGGCGGGTTGTCACCGGATGGTCCGAAACCCGAAGCGCCTGCGCGCCATGTGACGCTGATGCAGCGCAAGGCCAAGGCGCTGGGCAAGGGGCTTGGCAAGACCACCGGTTGGATTCACCGCGCGACCCTGAAGATGAAAGGGGTCGAGATGGTGGGCGGTGTGAATTACGAGCGGATTACCGATAATGGGCTGATGGTCTCAACTGGTGAAGCGCGGGATAACCCGCGTATGATCGAGGCGGACAATATCATCCTGTGTGCCGGTCAGGTCAGTGACCGCAGTCTTGCCGACGCGCTTGTGGCGCGAGGAAAGTCACCGCATGTGATCGGTGGCGCGGATGTGGCGACAGAACTTGACGCCAAGCGGGCAATCGACCAAGGATCGCGCCTGGCGGCCGCTCTTTGA
- a CDS encoding DUF523 domain-containing protein, whose product MSRLLVSACLMGQKVRYDGQSKTFLHACLSRWKAEGRLVPFCPELAGGLAVPRLPAEIEPDYGGDDVLAGRARVLDNAGTNVTAAFVTGAKRAVEMARSQGCTYALLTEASPSCGSTLLYSGHHDGAQRIGFGVTTAALRAAGVAVYAPNQIDALTRDCAW is encoded by the coding sequence ATGTCCCGGCTGTTGGTCAGCGCGTGCCTGATGGGACAGAAGGTGCGGTATGACGGGCAGTCCAAGACATTTCTGCACGCTTGTTTGTCGCGCTGGAAGGCCGAAGGCCGACTCGTGCCGTTTTGCCCGGAACTAGCCGGAGGCTTGGCGGTTCCGCGTCTGCCCGCCGAGATAGAGCCGGACTATGGTGGTGACGATGTTCTGGCCGGACGTGCCAGAGTATTGGACAACGCCGGGACCAATGTTACCGCCGCCTTCGTTACAGGTGCGAAGCGCGCTGTAGAAATGGCACGATCCCAAGGCTGCACCTATGCCTTGTTGACCGAGGCCAGCCCGTCTTGCGGATCGACGCTGCTTTATAGCGGGCATCACGATGGCGCGCAGCGGATCGGGTTCGGCGTTACCACCGCTGCATTGCGGGCCGCAGGTGTGGCCGTTTATGCTCCCAATCAGATCGACGCCCTGACCAGAGATTGCGCGTGGTAA
- a CDS encoding DUF6478 family protein — protein sequence MARRVNGILDHWLQRRSLLRWQSVLRQADTLDLAALRGVRTHARALREALDRVLHVADGRLTLPLIGSDAIQKPLHSDWAYRPELWRGPLSPPGQSAVESKTNFGSEATVFHDCRVSELTVRQVRNTRESDLAPFGLRMDVFGFDGSFLSLVVELPKTAVEGLKRNHLVRLMTLIEMEKPLEVFARLNVQHGPNTEQIVRALPTDETEAIVEFDLAYTNLNEKRVDRMWVDLVFENPEMSQVILRDVTFSRRPRAEV from the coding sequence ATGGCGCGACGTGTGAACGGAATCCTTGATCATTGGCTTCAGCGCCGGTCTTTGCTGCGCTGGCAATCTGTTCTGCGACAGGCTGACACTCTTGATCTTGCGGCGCTGCGCGGTGTTCGCACACATGCGCGCGCGCTGCGCGAAGCGCTGGATCGCGTGTTGCATGTGGCAGATGGGCGGCTGACTTTACCTTTGATCGGTTCGGACGCCATTCAAAAACCATTGCACAGTGATTGGGCATATCGTCCGGAACTGTGGCGTGGCCCACTTTCACCGCCGGGGCAATCCGCCGTAGAAAGCAAGACGAACTTCGGCAGTGAAGCAACGGTGTTTCACGATTGCCGGGTTTCGGAGCTGACGGTCCGGCAGGTCCGAAATACGCGTGAAAGTGACCTTGCGCCGTTCGGTCTGAGGATGGATGTCTTCGGGTTTGACGGATCGTTTCTGTCGCTCGTGGTCGAGCTTCCGAAAACCGCTGTCGAGGGGTTGAAACGCAATCACCTTGTGCGTCTGATGACACTGATCGAGATGGAAAAACCGTTGGAGGTTTTCGCGCGTCTGAACGTTCAGCACGGGCCGAACACCGAACAGATTGTCCGCGCCCTGCCGACTGATGAAACCGAGGCCATTGTGGAATTCGATCTTGCCTATACCAATCTGAACGAGAAACGGGTCGACCGCATGTGGGTTGATCTGGTGTTCGAGAATCCCGAGATGAGCCAGGTGATCCTGCGCGACGTGACATTCAGTCGTCGCCCGCGGGCAGAGGTCTGA